ATCCGGCACTATTGTGGCGGAATTTTCGTTTAGTATCTGAGCCACTTTTATGTAAGAAGTTTCCTAGACCGGATACCCAAAAACCTCTATGGTAATCAGCACCATTGACGCTGATATCCATTAAGTTTTGTATAGCTCTGATGTCAGAGAAGGAACCCCAGAGAGTATTCGGAACTAAAGATCCTTGACGTTCTGGGTTAGGGGAGTAACCAGTTTGTTCCCAAGTTAGAGTGGCTGTTTTTTCTTGGGCGCTTGATCCTTGTTTCCAAGTGACCGTCCAATTACCTTGATAACCGTAATGGGTAGGAGGGGTATAGTTTTCTAGATTGGTTGTGGGTTTAGTAATAGAGCCGCTAGACCCAGATCTTACTTCTATTGCTGTGAAAGGCTGAGATGCAGCAAGTATAGGATACTCGTAGGCATTGCCATTGTCATCGACTAGATTGACAGCATTGATTGTGACTGTTTTACTTTCAGTTGTTGCTTCGACTTTAGCAGGATCTGGAGCGACCCCCCCCCCTCCCAATGAGGCGACGTTAATATCCAAATTAGTTAGGGTGATGGTTTCTCCACCTGAGGAAGGCGTTTGTAACGTAGTCCCTAGGTCCATGACAACGGTAGCGCCCTCTGTTTGCGTGAAGGATTTCGTTTCTAGAGTGACACCATCTTTAAGGATTAAAGATCCGGAACCGATTTTTAAGGGTTGTTTGAAATCTGATTTCAGATTGGCCGCAACCTTTTTTTCTTCATCTGATAATCTTTCACCAGAGAAGACGATCTTGCCTGTATAATCAACAGTGTCTTGTTTATTAATATTTAATTCATCAGATCCTCCTCCAGTAATAGGGTCATAGAAGAAAATCCCGAAACCTTCTTTAGCATTTAGTTTTGTAAATTTTCCGCTAGAGCCGAGATCGATGGAATTTCTTGTTACTGTAGGACTTCCACCATTAGTTTTGATGATTTTGTTCCCATCAAAGGTGATATCTCCGAGATCAGCGGTTAAGCTACATTCACCACCTGAATCTTTTATGCAAATGGCTCCACCTTTAGGTGAAGAAGCGGATACGGAGTTATTAGAAAATAACGTAGGTCCACCTGAGACAATGGTGAGTTTATCAGCATAAATAGCCCCGCCGCTTGAAGAGGAGGAGTTTTCTGCGAAAACAAGATTTTGATTATTTTCTATTTTTAATTCAGCTTCACTACTGCTTGCTTTACACTGAATAGCCCCACCTTCTCCTGTAGAGCAGTTTTTATGGAAGACGAGACTAGAGTTATCTTTGATAGTGGTATTCCCTACAGCTTTGATGGCTCCGTAGCCGGTTGCTCCTGGAGGGCAATAGGCACATGAAAATAAGGAAAATCCTGAGATGTCTAAGGTTTTATTGGTACCACTAACACTAATAGCTCCGGGGTGACTAGATTGTGTAGTAATATTATCAAAACACAGTGTGTAACCATTTCCCAAGAAGGAAAGGTTTCCAGCAGTATCAGTGAAACAACTACTGGATAAGCCCGAGCCATCTAACCCCGCATAGGCAATACATATATTCCCTGTACACGTGTATATTGTACCGTTTGAATTGCTAGTTGATAATGGATTGAATGGCTCACTATTCGTGTTTCCATTGTAGCTATGCGCAGAGGTCAAGGTTTTTTGATCTGGTTCCTCGGAGTATAATGAGTTCGAGACGATTAAGCTCGAGGATATTAAAAACCAGTAAACTGGATGTTTCATAAATTCATGCTTTGGGTGATTTGAGATATCCCAAACCGATCATAAAAATAATTAAAAGTCAAGGGGATTGTCTAGACTAGAATAAGGAGAACCCTGCCCAGAGCTGGGCAGGGGGGAGCTTTTTAGAACGCGACCTTAGCGCCAAGATCTACGTTATAATTTCTTGAAGAGCTTCGTAATTCGAAACCAAACTGACTGAACATCTCAACACCAGAGGTTAAGGCAATATGGTTACCCGCGCGAACTATGAAAGCTTGTCTAGCAAGATTCGTAGCTGTGGTTAACCAGGAAACGTCATTGATCGCCAATCCTGTCATACAGCTTGGATTATGACGGTACACATCAGGTATATACATCAGTGTAAGATCATAAGCACTTCTCTCTCCATAGGAGAGTTTCTCAAATTTTATACCTATAGGTACAGAAACGTTGAGAAGATCGCTGCTTTCAAAGACCCGGCCTTCTGTTGTTGGTTCTTTAAAGTCATCTTGGTGCGCATAGACAACTTGTAATTTTGCAAACGGTGCATAACTATCAAAGATAGAAGAACTAAATACCGGGATAGGTACGCTAGTAGACAAAGTTAAGCCCAGGGTATCATTACCCCAAGAACCTTTCACTTCAGGATAGTCTGTATAGGACGTTGTCATGTTGTTGGCCGTGTGGCAATAGGTAATTTGTGCATCCAAGAAAATAGGAATCTCTTTAGAAAACCCTGAACAACACGTGTTAGGCCCATTAAATAACCGCGTGAGATCATCAAACTTGCTCACATGCTGATAATATACAGAACCCGCATAGACGTTTGCGGCGTTCTTGCTTACAAGGTAGTCTTTATCTTTTGCAAATAACTGACAGAAAGCCACACTAAGAGAATCCTCTCTCGAGGTATTTGTTGTGGCTCCTAACACATATCCCGAACTGATATGACGGAATTTGCGATTTTCAGCATTCCGATCTTTATGGAAGAAGTTCCCAATTCCAGAGACCCACAAACCACGACGTGTCTCAAGAATACTATCAACACTACGTTCCAAGACATCTTGAATAGAACGTAAATCTATAAAGGATCCCCAAAGGCTATTGAGTACTAGCGGAGCACGACGTTCAGGATTTGGAACATATCCTGTTTTATTCCAGGTAAAGATTGCTGTTTGTGTTTTAGGATCAGAGTTATTATCTTTGACCCAACTGACAGACCAGTTTCCTTGATAACCATAGTGGGTTTCAGCAACACCAACAACATGACTAGGCACGTTGGTTGTTGTCACCGAACCTTTCCCAGAAAGTTGAATTCCTCCTAAAGCTAACGTATCATTTAGCTTATGGTTTTCATAAAACTTCCCTGTAGGATCAATAACGCCAATAGCACCTGATAAAGTCACATTCTTCCCAGCAGCAACGGCATCGACTACGGCGAATTTTTTCCCATCTAAGGTATTCGGATTAATAGCCAGATTCGTCAGTGTAGCATCTTCTGTTTTTGCGGATAACTTTGTGCCTGCATCCATCAGAATCAAAGATCCTGCTGTTTGCACGACTGTTTTTGCTTCTACTTCCACACCGCTGCGTAACACAAGTTCACCAGCAGCTAAAGTGATAGGCTGTGTAAATGTTGTCTTTAGGTTATCCGCAACAGCAGCTTGTTCTTCAGTGAGCTTTTCTCCTGAAAAAATAATTCTTCCATTATACGTTTTATCACCCTCAGCTTTATTCAAAGTGAGAAGATCAGCAGCATTACCTTCAACTGTGATAGGATCATAGAAAGAAATCGTCTTTCCAGACGCTGCACGTAAGTTGACGAATTTACCATTGCCTTCAATGTTAATGGCATTTCTTTTTATTGTAGCATTGTCTTGTGTGGCCATCAGGTTATTATCAAAAGTAATATCCCCATGTTCAGCGGTTAAGCTACATTCTCCATTGGCAGCAATACCAATAGCTCCACCCTTAGGTGTAGCATGGGTAACTTTGTTATTGATAAATGCCGTAGGCCCACCAGAAGTCAATATGAGTTTATCGGTGTAAATCGCTCCACCTTTTGCTGAAGAAGTATTTTCCTCAAAAATCAAGACTTTGTTATCTCTTATAGTAAGGGTCGGTGCTGAACCTGTTTTGCTACAATGGATAGCTCCACCGCAACCATCAGATGAACCGGAAACAGCATTGTTGCTAAAAGCAACGTGGTTGTTACCTGCAATCGTCATAGAAGCTTCTGAATATACTGCTCCCCCAGAATTCACAGCAGTGTTCCCAGAAAATCTGATTGTGCCTTGGTTGTCCGAAAGATGAGCTATTCCCGTAGCAGCAATCGCTCCACCTTTTTTCGCAGTAGAGTTAGTGGTGAAGCTGATTTCTTTGCTCGAGCCGGTTAGAGAAAAAGCTTTGCAAGAGATGGCTCCACCATTCTCAGCGGAATAGTTCTGATCAAACAGAATACTGGCATTATTCGCTAAGTTTAATGCTCCTCCGGATTTCATAGCCCCTTTTCCAGTATTCACTAGAGAAGATGGGCATTCCTTAAAGCTCAACTTAGAAAAATCTGTCAGCGTAAGAATCTTATCGGCAGTGTTAACGTTAATTCCCGCAGGATTAGCTCCGGCATTCGCGTTCGTTATGGATAAGCTATGGTTGTTCCCTTTGAAAGTTAGGTTGTCTGCAGTCTGAACAAAAGCTGAGGAAGCAAGAGCCGCTGTCTGTCCTACATCTACAATAGAAATATCACTCTCGACGTTGTAAATCGTTCCTCCCGCAGTGCTTGTAGATTGCGGACTGAATGCTCCATTTGCATCGAGAATAGATTCTTGAGTTAAAGCCACTTCTGCATGCAATTGCGAGAAGTGAAAAGATATTGGTATCGTCAGCGTCGACGATATTAAAATCTTATATAAAGAAGGCCTCATTTTATACACTTGTGGTGAAATGAAAAAAACAGTTTCGTTAAATACTCAAAGATACAAAAGAAAGCAAGTCTAATACAGAAAAGACTTGACATGTTTTTGTCATTTTTGGTAAGAGGCCCCTGCGTTCTAGAGAGGACTGCTTGTTAGAATTTGTATCTACCCCCTATGTCCACGTTGTAATTTCTAGACGATCCTCGGAGTTCAAAAGCTCCATGGCAAAATACTTCTAGGTTGTCTGTTAAATGGTGATGATCAGAACCATCAAGGATCATGGCTTGTCGCGATAAATTTGTTGCTCCTGTAGACCAAGCAGTATGTACAGAAGGTAAAAAGACTTTAGATTTTGGAGCATCGCGATAAATATCCGGTTGATATGCAAGCCTGATATTGTAGGTGTTGAGCTTGTTTGTTTTTTCAAATCTCACACCAAGAGGCAAGGAAACGTTGACAAAGTGCGCACTTTGGAAGTTCCTATTTTCAGTTCCTCCTTGGGTTTCTTTGAAATCTTCTTGTTGTACAAAGACTATATGCAGCTTAACAAAAGGAAAGAGTTCTTCAATTGCCGGATGATCCACAAGTATAGGAAGGTAACTTCCAAGTTCACCAGCTACGCAGTGGTTGTTCCATTTTCCTCTCGATGAAGGATTGGGTGTATGCTTTGTCGTCATAGAGTTATGACTTAAGCTATAACTGAGTTGTGCATCAAAGATGATAGGGGACTTCTCAGGCTTGCGTGCAAGTATAGCTCCTTTTCTCTTCGAAAATGTATAGTGGTTAACTAACTTCTCGCATTTTGTATGGATAGAAGCTGCATAGACATGAGATCGAGCATCTGCAAGGCGGTAATCTTTAGATTTCCCTAACATTTGACAGAAAGCAAGATCCATCACTTTATTAGAGATAGGTTGTGTGCTTACACCAACAACATATCCAGAGCTGATATGACGGAATCCTTCTTGTACTTTCGTAGAGTCTTTATGAAAGAAGTTCGAAATCCCTGAAATCCATAAGCCTCTGTGGAAGTCTTCACCTTCGGTGCTAACTTCAACAAGATTTTGAAATGCACGCATATCAATAGCAGAACACCATACGCTATTAGGGACGAGCGTAGCACGTCGATTAGCTGTCGGTATGTAACCCGTAGACACCCATTTCATTTCGAATGAGACTTTTCCACTCGAGTCTTTAACTTCAGTAACTTCCCATTTTCCTTGATAACCAAGATTAGAACTTGTAGCTCCTTGAGGGATGATATTGAAGCCCTCGGTATGGATTTTCTCTGCATCGGGCGCAGAAATATCTAAGAAGTTTAATGTGAAATTCTTATTTAATAAGGGGTTGTCATAGAAATTTTGGCTACTATCTTGGAATTGTAAATCCCCAGTTAAGGTAACACTACCGCTTCCTCCTTTAGCTGCTAGGGTAATGACTTTTCCATTCTCTAAAGAATCTAAGTTCACAGCAAGGTTGGTAATGGTAATCGAGCCATCGGGACTTTCTTCTATTGTAGGAACCACAGCTCCTGCCCCAGAATCGGCTCTTTCTCTGAGGTTGATTAAAGAAGACGCTATGACTTTGGATACAGCCCTGATTACAGGAATCGCATTTTTAGGAGATGGCGGTGTAGACCGACTTTGTAGACCTTCGCTTGCAGGAGTCACATTAGTGATGATGGAGGTTCCTCCATCCATCACGATTAAAGAGCCTTCTTTCTGAGTGAAAGAATCCACAAGAAGACCTGCACCACTGCTTAAAACAAGAGTTCCGGCTTCAAGAGATACATCGTTATGAATAACACTTGTTGCATTTAAAGGATTTTTAGCATCTTCACTTGAGAGCTTCTCTCCTGAAAATACAATTTTTCCGTTATACACTGCAGATTGTTGGGCTGCTTCAGCTGCAACTTTCTGTATTTCTGGATCTTGTGTGTCTGGAGCGTTGATTTTTAGAGGAGTTTTTGTTGGAGCAGGGGCGGGCACAGATACTGCAGACGCTGAAGCGGGGATCCCAGAGGTCGCTTTAGCAAGGGAAGCCTCTGGTTGTTTTGCGGTAACAACTGCAGCAGCAGCCGGTGCTGTAGTTGTGATAGGATCATAGAAAAAGATGGTTTGTCCTGTTTGCGCACGTAGCTGTGAAATTTTAGCGCCACTACCTAAATGAATCGAGTTACACGTAGGTTTACTATTTTCTTTAGCTTGTGATTCAGCTGGTATTTCTGCTTTATTCGCCAAAGTGAAAAATGCTGAGGTCATGCCTGCAGATGCACTACCACTTGCTTGAGAAGGATCTGTTTTCTCTTCAATAGATTCAGCAGCTATGGCTATTTCTTTCTTTGTAGGTAGCGTAATTGAATCAGCTGCTGTAACTTTATTGCCTTGGAAGATAATTGATCCTGTAGTAGCAGTGATGCTGATATCACCACCATCGGCAATATAAATCGCTCCACCTTTTCCCGAGGAGTTATTGGAGAAAGTCATGTTTCCACTAGAGGATAAAACGACTTTCTTAGCATGAATAGCCCCGCCTGTAACTGTAGAAGAGTTATTATCAAATATAACTGAAGCATTGCCTGAGATAGTTAAACAGGGATCAGGAGAAGGTTCTTCTTTTTGTGCGACTTTCGCATGCGTTTCTCCTGATAGTGCGGCTGATTTTAGAGATGGAAGCGTTTGTTTAGGTGGTTGGATAGGCGTAGCAGGAATAGAAATCGGCGCTTTTACGCAATAAATTGCCCCACCAGATCCTTTAGCCTCTACTGGTTCCTCGACAGCAGCTTCTTCCACAGTAACTATTGAAGGCGCGGGGATTTCTTGAGCTTGGTTGCCAGAGAAGACAACGTTTTTATTCCCTGTGATATCGCAGTTGCCATTAACAGAGATGGCCCCGCCTTGCTCTTTAGCATTATTGTTCGAGAAAGTGCACGTGCCAGTGTTATTTTCTATGGTTGCTGATCCGGAAACACGGATAGCTCCACCCGCTGTCTTAGAGGAGTTGCTACTAAATGTGATATTTACATTTTGTTTAAGGATAATGTCAGGAGAATTCGCAGCCTCTTCTTTTTCCGCGCCACCTTGAGTGGCAGGTGCGACATTTGTAGCAGGATCTTCTTGAGATTCTCCATTTGTAGCAGTAGCATCCGCGGGTATTCCTGCATACTTGATTAAAGCCGTGTTAACACTACCTTCAGTATGTGAATTTGCTTTGCTTCCCTCTGCTTGTACACTGAGTTCACCATCACCACTAGTTGCTTTGGGGCCTACATAGATTGCACTATCCGCTTTTGTTTGATCTTGGTTTGTAGCACAAACAAAAGACAGGTCTTTAAATCCTGAAAATGTGAGAGCAGATCCCGCACTGTTGTTTATAGCAGATCCTGGAGCTGTTACGCTAATGTTACTAAAAGTTAACGAGTGATTGCCCCCAACGAAAGTAAGAGAGCCATCCGTATTGGAGAAACAACTTTTGTTAGTTTCACCATTGGCTTGCGATGCTACCGCAGTCGGTGGTGTTTTGGTTTCAGGACTTGGAGAGCCATGCTCATTGGCAACATCCGATGATGCGGTGAAAGATAAGGGGGTATGGGGTAGTGAACTTTCTAAAGTTTCCTTTTCTTTTTCAGTTTCTTTAGCTTCGTGATCTGCTTCTGTCTTTTCTTCTACTTTTGTACTGCCTGCCTCTTCAGAAGATTCTTTATCTTGTTTGTCTTCAGGTGCTCCTTGAGTTCCAGAAGCTCCTGGAGTTCCAACAGTTTCTATAGTTTCAGAAGTTCCTGGAACTTCAGTAGGAGCCGTGACCTCTTCACCTGTATCCACTGTCGGGGAATGTTCTGGTAGAACATGGGGTGGATGATTTTCTTCTTCTTCTCCTTTAGAGTCCTTATTATTTTCTATATCAGAGCTTTGGTCTGTGGTTGGGGCGGATGGAGAATCCGTCTTATCTGTATCTTGAGAGCTATTTTGTGATTCCGCGGTGGATTGTTGTGATTTAGGATCTTGAGTTTTGCTTACGTTGGTAAAGGATACATCACTGGTAAGAGTATAAGTAGTTCCTGAGGCAAAAGAGGAATTTTTACATGTGAAAGGCGTGTCGGATGAACTGCTTCCATCGTAATTATCGCTAGAGCTTAGTGTTTGTTCCCCTGTGTTTTGAGGTGCAGAGGATAGCGCAGCTTTTTCAGTAGCAAGAGATGATAGAGGGAATGTAATCGCTGATGAGATTAACAACCAAGGAACAGAAGACTTCATAACAAGGTTCTTTTGGTGATAAAAAGGATTGCTCAACGCAATAGGTAGTGGAAATTAAAAAATCAAGAGACATTAGACGAGAGGAAACAGGGGAATAACTGGAGAGATATTGGAAATGAAAAATATCAAAAGCTACGGAAAATCTCGCAGCTTTTGATTTTTCTCTTTAACTTCTATAAAACTAGGAGAATTATTTTAGGAAGAAATCTCGATTTGCTTAAGAAGGGAATTTAATTTTTGGGATCACAATGATGAGATGTGTGTCCTTTAGGACAGCAATCTCCATTTTGGTGTTTTCTAGCACGACAACTACAAAAACTGACTAAAGAAATCACCCCAGCGATTCCAATAATAATGTAAGTAATTTGTGTTGCTGTTGCACTTGCGCCCCCGCATAGTCGAGCAATAAGGTTTACTTTATGATGAGTTAATCCTATAATTCCTACGTTCAATGCACCAAGAACAACAATAAGAGAGGATAGTCCCCGAACGAGTTTGCCTAGCATTGCTTTTCTCCTAAGTGATGTATACTTAATTCCATCTTTTAATCTTTTTTATAATTTAATAAAGTTTTTTTTTGTTCTCAGGCTATTGGGGAGACATTGACTTTTTGTATACAAGGAGTTAAGTTGTGCAAGAAGTTTTTTGTTATAAAAACTCAAAGTGAATATTAGCTTCATCGGAATAAACTACCGGGATTAGAAAAATGACACAACCCTATGTAACTAGAGAAGACATTATACTTCTGGCGAAGAGTTCAGCTCTGGAATTAAGCGAAGAGTTTATTCAAGAGTATGAAAGTTCTTTAAATGAAGTCATTAAAACTATGGCAGCATCCATCGCTATGGATGTAACCGACGTGGTTATTGAGGTTGGTTTATCCCATGTGATCAGTCCCGAAGATTTACGAGAAGATATCGTTGCCTCAAGTTTCTCTCGTGAGGAGTTTCTAACTAATGTCCCTGAATCCTTAGGGGGATTAGTAAAAGTACCCACAGTCATTAAGTAGAGATCACAGTTTTAGGAAGATATGTATCAGAAGAGTGCCTTAGAGTTAAGAAATGCCGTAGTGAGTGGAGAGTCTTCAGCTACAGCAATAGCAAAGTATTTTTATAATAGAATAAAAACAGAAGACAATCAGATAGGAGCTTTTCTTTCTCTTTGTGAAGAAAGAGCTTATGAGAAAGCAGCTATCATAGATGCGAAAGTGGCGCGAGGAGAACCTTTGGGGAAACTCGCAGGTGTCCCCATCGGGATAAAAGATAATATTCATATTCGGGGTTTGCGCACCACTTGTGCTTCTAAAATGTTAGAAAATTATATAGCGCCTTTTGATGCTACAGTCGTCGAACGGATAGAAGCTGAAGATGGGGTCATTTTAGGCAAACTCAATATGGATGAGTTTGCTATGGGATCGACAACGCAGTATTCTGCTTTCCATCCTACGAAAAATCCTTGGGGTTTATCCTGTGTGCCAGGAGGATCTTCAGGGGGATCCGCCGCCGCAGTTTCTGCAAGATTTTGTCCTATAGCGTTAGGTTCGGATACCGGTGGATCTATACGTCAGCCAGCAGCATTTTGTGGAGTTGTGGGGTTTAAGCCCTCCTATGGAGCCGTCTCCCGTTACGGTTTAGTCGCTTTTGGGTCTTCATTAGATCAGATAGGCCCTTTAACAACAGTTGTCGAAGATGTCGCCTTAGCTATGGATGTATTCGCAGGTAAGGATGATAGAGATGCAACTTCTCAGAAGTTTTTTACAGGATCTTTCCAAGAGGCCTTGTCTTTAGACGTTCCGAGTTTGATCGGCGTGCCTATGGGATTTTTAGACGGTTTACGTGATGATGTTAAAGAGAATTTCTTTGCCTCTTTAAGTATTTTGGAACGTCAGGGTAGCCGCATTGTTGAAGTGGATCTTAACATCTTAGATCACGCTGTCTCTGTTTACTACATTGTCGCTTCTGCAGAAGCCGCAACAAATCTTGCAAGATTTGATGGTATTCGTTACGGCTATCGTTCTCCAGAAGCGCATAGTATAGAAGATATTTATACGATCTCCCGCGTACAAGGCTTCGGTAAGGAAGTCATGCGTAGGATTCTTTTAGGTAACTATGTGTTATCCACTGAGCGCCAAAATGTCTATTATAAGAAAGGCTCCGCAATTCGAGCAAAAATCATTCAAGCTTTTCAAAAAGCTTATGAAAAGTGTGATGTGATTGCGATGCCTGTATGCTCATGCCCAGCATTCGCCGATGGCGAAATCCTTGATCCTACCTCTCTATATCTCCAGGATATCTATACCGTGGCTATGAATTTAGCCTACCTCCCAGCTATCGCCGTTCCTTCAGGGTTTTCTCGAGAAGGGCTGCCTCTAGGATTCCAGGTGATTGGACAAAAGGGTAAAGATCAACAGGTGTGCCAGGTAGGCTATAGCTTCCAAGAACATTCAGGAATTAAGAATTTATACCCTAAAGGATGTAACAAACTTGTTGATGGAGAGGTGAAATAATGAGCGACGTTTATGCTGATTGGGAATCCGTCATAGGTCTTGAAGTCCACGTAGAATTAAACACAAAATCTAAATTGTTCAGTTGTGCACGCAACCGTTTTGGAGACGAACCTAATACAAACATCTCTCCTGTATGCACCGGCATGCCGGGGTCACTGCCAGTACTGAATAAAGAAGCAGTGAGAAAGGCTGTTTTATTTGGTTGTGCTGTTGAAGGCGAAGTAGCTTTGCTCAGCCGTTTTGATAGAAAGTCCTATTTTTATCCCGATAGCCCAAGGAATTTTCAAATTACCCAATTCGAACATCCTATTGTGCGAGGAGGACATATAAAAGCTATCGTTCACGGTGAGGAACGTCATTTTGAACTGGCTCAAGCGCATATCGAAGATGATGCCGGTATGCTAAAACATTTCGGAGAATTTGCTGGAGTAGATTATAACCGCGCTGGTGTACCTTTAATAGAGATTGTGTCTAAGCCGTGCATGTTTTGTGCTGATGATGCTGTTGCTTATGCCACAGCTTTGGTATCCTTATTAGACTACATAGGCATTTCTGACTGTAATATGGAAGAAGGCTCGGTACGCTTTGATGTAAACATATCCGTACGTCCTAAAGGTAGCGAAGAACTACGCAATAAAGTAGAAATTAAAAATATGAACTCCTTTGCTTTTATGGCCCAAGCTCTAGAAGCCGAGCGTTGTCGTCAGATCGATGCATATTTAGACAATCCAAATGCAGACCCCAAAACTGTTATTCCAGGAGCGACATACCGTTGGGATCCTGAAAAGAAAAAAACAGTGTTGATGCGTCTTAAGGAACGAGCTGAAGATTACAAGTATTTCATAGAGCCTGATCTCCCAGTATTGCAATTAACAGAAGCATATATTGATGAAATTCGTCATACGCTTCCCGAGCTCCCTTTCAACAAATACCAAAGGTATTTGCACGAATATGCTCTTGCCGAAGACATCGCTGCCATTTTAATTAGCGATAAGCATAGTGCGCACTTCTTTGAATTAGCCGCTCAGGAATGTAAAAACTACAGAGCCCTTTCTAATTGGTTAACTGTTGAGTTTGCCGGACGTTGTAAACTCAAGGGTAAGAATCTCGCTTTCTCAGGTATCCTGCCCAGTAGTGTAGCTCAGCTTGTGAATTTTATTGATCAAGGCGTGATTACCGGAAAGATCGCTAAGGATATCGCAGACATGATGATGGAATCTCCTGAAAAGAGTCCTGAGACTATCCTCAAAGAAAATCCTGAAATGTTGCCCATGACAGATGAAAGTGCGTTGGTGGCGATCATTTCCGAGGTGATTACCGCAAATCCGCAG
Above is a genomic segment from Chlamydia abortus containing:
- a CDS encoding autotransporter domain-containing protein; its protein translation is MKHPVYWFLISSSLIVSNSLYSEEPDQKTLTSAHSYNGNTNSEPFNPLSTSNSNGTIYTCTGNICIAYAGLDGSGLSSSCFTDTAGNLSFLGNGYTLCFDNITTQSSHPGAISVSGTNKTLDISGFSLFSCAYCPPGATGYGAIKAVGNTTIKDNSSLVFHKNCSTGEGGAIQCKASSSEAELKIENNQNLVFAENSSSSSGGAIYADKLTIVSGGPTLFSNNSVSASSPKGGAICIKDSGGECSLTADLGDITFDGNKIIKTNGGSPTVTRNSIDLGSSGKFTKLNAKEGFGIFFYDPITGGGSDELNINKQDTVDYTGKIVFSGERLSDEEKKVAANLKSDFKQPLKIGSGSLILKDGVTLETKSFTQTEGATVVMDLGTTLQTPSSGGETITLTNLDINVASLGGGGVAPDPAKVEATTESKTVTINAVNLVDDNGNAYEYPILAASQPFTAIEVRSGSSGSITKPTTNLENYTPPTHYGYQGNWTVTWKQGSSAQEKTATLTWEQTGYSPNPERQGSLVPNTLWGSFSDIRAIQNLMDISVNGADYHRGFWVSGLGNFLHKSGSDTKRKFRHNSAGYALGVYAQTPSEDVFSAAFCQLFGKDKDYLVSKNSSTVYAGSIYYQHISYWNTWNTLLQNTLGAEAPLVLNAQLAYCHASNNMKTNMTDTYAPPKTTYSEIKGDWGNDCFGVEFGAKAPIETASLLFDMYSPFVKLQLVHAHQDDFKENNSDQGRYFESNNLTNLSMPIGVKLEKFSHKDTASYNLTLAYAPDIVRSNPDCTASLLVSPTSAVWVTKANNLARHAFILQAGNYLALTRNTELFSQFGFELRGSCRTYNIDLGSKIQF
- a CDS encoding autotransporter domain-containing protein, giving the protein MRPSLYKILISSTLTIPISFHFSQLHAEVALTQESILDANGAFSPQSTSTAGGTIYNVESDISIVDVGQTAALASSAFVQTADNLTFKGNNHSLSITNANAGANPAGINVNTADKILTLTDFSKLSFKECPSSLVNTGKGAMKSGGALNLANNASILFDQNYSAENGGAISCKAFSLTGSSKEISFTTNSTAKKGGAIAATGIAHLSDNQGTIRFSGNTAVNSGGAVYSEASMTIAGNNHVAFSNNAVSGSSDGCGGAIHCSKTGSAPTLTIRDNKVLIFEENTSSAKGGAIYTDKLILTSGGPTAFINNKVTHATPKGGAIGIAANGECSLTAEHGDITFDNNLMATQDNATIKRNAINIEGNGKFVNLRAASGKTISFYDPITVEGNAADLLTLNKAEGDKTYNGRIIFSGEKLTEEQAAVADNLKTTFTQPITLAAGELVLRSGVEVEAKTVVQTAGSLILMDAGTKLSAKTEDATLTNLAINPNTLDGKKFAVVDAVAAGKNVTLSGAIGVIDPTGKFYENHKLNDTLALGGIQLSGKGSVTTTNVPSHVVGVAETHYGYQGNWSVSWVKDNNSDPKTQTAIFTWNKTGYVPNPERRAPLVLNSLWGSFIDLRSIQDVLERSVDSILETRRGLWVSGIGNFFHKDRNAENRKFRHISSGYVLGATTNTSREDSLSVAFCQLFAKDKDYLVSKNAANVYAGSVYYQHVSKFDDLTRLFNGPNTCCSGFSKEIPIFLDAQITYCHTANNMTTSYTDYPEVKGSWGNDTLGLTLSTSVPIPVFSSSIFDSYAPFAKLQVVYAHQDDFKEPTTEGRVFESSDLLNVSVPIGIKFEKLSYGERSAYDLTLMYIPDVYRHNPSCMTGLAINDVSWLTTATNLARQAFIVRAGNHIALTSGVEMFSQFGFELRSSSRNYNVDLGAKVAF
- a CDS encoding polymorphic outer membrane protein middle domain-containing protein — protein: MKSSVPWLLISSAITFPLSSLATEKAALSSAPQNTGEQTLSSSDNYDGSSSSDTPFTCKNSSFASGTTYTLTSDVSFTNVSKTQDPKSQQSTAESQNSSQDTDKTDSPSAPTTDQSSDIENNKDSKGEEEENHPPHVLPEHSPTVDTGEEVTAPTEVPGTSETIETVGTPGASGTQGAPEDKQDKESSEEAGSTKVEEKTEADHEAKETEKEKETLESSLPHTPLSFTASSDVANEHGSPSPETKTPPTAVASQANGETNKSCFSNTDGSLTFVGGNHSLTFSNISVTAPGSAINNSAGSALTFSGFKDLSFVCATNQDQTKADSAIYVGPKATSGDGELSVQAEGSKANSHTEGSVNTALIKYAGIPADATATNGESQEDPATNVAPATQGGAEKEEAANSPDIILKQNVNITFSSNSSKTAGGAIRVSGSATIENNTGTCTFSNNNAKEQGGAISVNGNCDITGNKNVVFSGNQAQEIPAPSIVTVEEAAVEEPVEAKGSGGAIYCVKAPISIPATPIQPPKQTLPSLKSAALSGETHAKVAQKEEPSPDPCLTISGNASVIFDNNSSTVTGGAIHAKKVVLSSSGNMTFSNNSSGKGGAIYIADGGDISITATTGSIIFQGNKVTAADSITLPTKKEIAIAAESIEEKTDPSQASGSASAGMTSAFFTLANKAEIPAESQAKENSKPTCNSIHLGSGAKISQLRAQTGQTIFFYDPITTTAPAAAAVVTAKQPEASLAKATSGIPASASAVSVPAPAPTKTPLKINAPDTQDPEIQKVAAEAAQQSAVYNGKIVFSGEKLSSEDAKNPLNATSVIHNDVSLEAGTLVLSSGAGLLVDSFTQKEGSLIVMDGGTSIITNVTPASEGLQSRSTPPSPKNAIPVIRAVSKVIASSLINLRERADSGAGAVVPTIEESPDGSITITNLAVNLDSLENGKVITLAAKGGSGSVTLTGDLQFQDSSQNFYDNPLLNKNFTLNFLDISAPDAEKIHTEGFNIIPQGATSSNLGYQGKWEVTEVKDSSGKVSFEMKWVSTGYIPTANRRATLVPNSVWCSAIDMRAFQNLVEVSTEGEDFHRGLWISGISNFFHKDSTKVQEGFRHISSGYVVGVSTQPISNKVMDLAFCQMLGKSKDYRLADARSHVYAASIHTKCEKLVNHYTFSKRKGAILARKPEKSPIIFDAQLSYSLSHNSMTTKHTPNPSSRGKWNNHCVAGELGSYLPILVDHPAIEELFPFVKLHIVFVQQEDFKETQGGTENRNFQSAHFVNVSLPLGVRFEKTNKLNTYNIRLAYQPDIYRDAPKSKVFLPSVHTAWSTGATNLSRQAMILDGSDHHHLTDNLEVFCHGAFELRGSSRNYNVDIGGRYKF